The following are from one region of the Simiduia agarivorans SA1 = DSM 21679 genome:
- a CDS encoding methyltransferase family protein, whose amino-acid sequence MHGDSAYGLWTLVILNSAIFIFFAFSFAKPQTKTDWRSFGAFSAFIIALFTEMYGFPLTIYFLSGWLVEKYPGVDFLSHENGHLLHTMLGFEGDPHFDPLHIASNVLIVLGFFLLAAAWNVLHKAHQTHSLATTGWYARCRHPQYIAFIMIMFGFLLQWPTLPTLVMFPILVVVYVRLANREERMAIEEFGDMYLRYMESTPGWIPKFATEKTISNY is encoded by the coding sequence ATGCACGGTGATTCAGCTTATGGTCTCTGGACTCTGGTGATACTGAATTCGGCAATATTTATTTTCTTTGCGTTCAGTTTTGCCAAGCCACAAACCAAAACCGACTGGCGCAGTTTTGGGGCTTTCTCAGCCTTTATTATTGCGCTCTTTACCGAGATGTATGGATTTCCGCTAACGATATATTTTCTGTCTGGATGGCTGGTGGAAAAGTACCCTGGTGTGGACTTCCTCTCCCATGAAAATGGCCATTTACTGCACACCATGCTCGGTTTTGAAGGTGATCCGCACTTTGATCCACTGCATATTGCCAGCAATGTCCTGATCGTGCTCGGCTTCTTTCTGCTCGCGGCGGCGTGGAACGTGCTGCACAAAGCGCATCAAACTCACTCCCTGGCGACCACTGGTTGGTATGCCCGCTGCCGACATCCTCAGTACATTGCTTTTATCATGATTATGTTTGGCTTTCTATTGCAGTGGCCGACGCTGCCGACATTGGTCATGTTTCCCATATTGGTCGTTGTCTATGTGCGACTGGCCAATCGTGAAGAGCGTATGGCGATTGAGGAATTTGGCGATATGTATCTTCGCTATATGGAATCGACCCCTGGGTGGATACCAAAATTTGCTACCGAAAAAACCATTTCAAACTATTGA
- a CDS encoding DUF5676 family membrane protein translates to MRLNETKFGIAWAISASVFWIICSALVWAMPNMMISMSGDMLHMQLQGMGWHLSLAGVLLGLVAWVAVAGLFGWLLALVYNRL, encoded by the coding sequence ATGAGGCTTAATGAGACTAAATTTGGCATCGCATGGGCTATCAGTGCGTCTGTTTTTTGGATTATATGCAGCGCATTGGTATGGGCAATGCCGAATATGATGATTTCCATGTCTGGTGATATGTTACACATGCAATTACAGGGTATGGGTTGGCACCTTTCTCTCGCTGGTGTGTTACTGGGTTTGGTTGCCTGGGTAGCGGTGGCAGGTTTATTTGGATGGTTGCTTGCGCTGGTTTACAATCGTCTTTAA
- a CDS encoding YybH family protein — protein MKKIQLAAMALALFAFPVFADNNGPKTAGPMTGTESAPGKVVTLFHKALKSGDTKTARSLLADDVIIFEGGRVERSADEYAHHHMQADMKYLKHMETQTLEHQVIISGNSAVSMSRSHTKGVYKDKPREHEGMETMVLENKGGNWQIKHIHWSN, from the coding sequence ATGAAGAAAATACAACTGGCAGCCATGGCCTTAGCCCTGTTCGCCTTCCCCGTATTCGCAGACAACAACGGCCCGAAAACCGCAGGGCCAATGACAGGCACAGAGTCAGCCCCAGGGAAAGTCGTAACCCTTTTCCATAAGGCATTGAAAAGTGGTGATACAAAAACAGCGAGATCCCTGCTGGCAGACGATGTCATCATATTCGAAGGTGGGCGAGTAGAACGCAGCGCGGATGAATATGCCCACCATCACATGCAGGCAGATATGAAATATCTCAAGCACATGGAAACCCAAACCCTCGAACACCAGGTCATTATCAGCGGTAACAGCGCGGTGTCCATGTCGCGCAGCCACACCAAGGGTGTCTACAAGGATAAGCCCCGTGAGCATGAGGGAATGGAAACAATGGTGTTAGAAAACAAAGGTGGAAACTGGCAGATAAAACATATCCACTGGTCTAATTGA
- a CDS encoding c-type cytochrome, producing the protein MPTPTAFLKSFLIIVVTTLIGGGLFIYSGSYPMGADVPHNQLTYWLLETLRERSIERSATDIQIPGDLNTSDRLLAGGADYNDMCAGCHLKPGKESSDFTLGLYPVPPNLTITESLHPRQQAADQADDEYASAAAIKRQFWIIKHGIKASGMPAWGPTHDDQRIWNMVAFLQRLPSLSAQQYQILTARSDDQSHHH; encoded by the coding sequence ATGCCAACGCCCACTGCATTTTTAAAAAGCTTTCTTATCATCGTTGTGACAACGCTTATCGGCGGTGGGCTATTTATCTATTCGGGTTCTTATCCCATGGGCGCAGACGTGCCACATAATCAGCTCACCTATTGGCTATTGGAAACCCTGCGCGAGCGTTCCATTGAAAGATCGGCAACAGACATCCAGATACCTGGTGATTTGAATACGTCAGATCGCTTGTTGGCAGGCGGCGCAGATTACAATGATATGTGTGCTGGCTGCCACCTGAAACCTGGTAAAGAAAGCAGCGATTTCACGCTCGGCCTATACCCCGTCCCACCGAATCTCACGATCACTGAATCCCTGCATCCCCGTCAACAGGCCGCAGATCAGGCTGATGATGAGTATGCAAGTGCGGCGGCAATAAAACGCCAATTCTGGATCATCAAACACGGTATCAAAGCGTCTGGCATGCCAGCCTGGGGGCCGACGCATGATGACCAGCGAATATGGAATATGGTGGCTTTTCTTCAGCGCCTACCCAGTCTGTCCGCACAGCAATATCAGATTTTAACGGCACGATCCGACGATCAGTCTCACCACCATTGA
- a CDS encoding copper resistance protein B — MKLVNVDLPSIRVPLNALLLCASFAFADAAMAQMDHSNMNAQGGSAPADARDPHAYADGYTLTEGPYAQPGPRQLKLADEHSFWSVLGDRLEYQAQSQATVYDLQGWYGTTYDRLVIKAEGDIVSGAFEESSTDLLWGHAISAYFDTQLGVRLDQYDEGTNREWLALGVQGLAPYWFELDVAAYIGNNGRAALSAQAEYELLLTQRLILQPRAELNAYSQADPENRLGSGLSDLALGVRLRYEFNRQLAPYIGVEWTNTYGGTADYRRVGGKKPADTQFVAGLRFWF; from the coding sequence ATGAAGCTGGTTAACGTCGATTTGCCATCAATCCGGGTGCCACTGAACGCCCTATTACTGTGCGCAAGTTTCGCCTTCGCGGACGCAGCGATGGCGCAGATGGATCACAGTAATATGAACGCGCAAGGCGGCAGTGCACCGGCCGATGCGAGAGATCCGCATGCTTACGCGGACGGCTACACCTTGACTGAAGGCCCCTACGCGCAACCAGGGCCACGGCAATTAAAGCTCGCCGATGAACACAGCTTCTGGTCGGTGCTCGGTGATCGGCTTGAGTATCAGGCGCAGAGTCAAGCCACCGTTTACGATCTGCAAGGCTGGTATGGCACCACCTATGATCGCTTGGTGATCAAGGCCGAAGGCGATATCGTTTCCGGGGCTTTTGAAGAAAGCTCAACCGATTTGCTGTGGGGGCATGCAATCAGTGCGTATTTTGATACCCAGCTCGGTGTCCGATTGGATCAATATGACGAAGGCACAAACCGGGAGTGGTTGGCGCTCGGCGTACAAGGGCTGGCGCCCTATTGGTTCGAACTCGATGTGGCAGCCTATATTGGCAATAACGGTCGGGCCGCTCTATCTGCCCAGGCCGAGTACGAATTATTACTCACTCAACGGCTGATCCTTCAGCCCCGCGCAGAACTCAACGCCTACAGCCAGGCGGATCCGGAGAATCGCCTGGGTTCCGGGCTATCGGACCTCGCACTCGGAGTGCGCCTTCGTTACGAGTTTAACCGGCAGCTGGCGCCCTATATTGGCGTTGAGTGGACCAATACCTATGGTGGTACAGCAGATTACCGGCGTGTGGGCGGCAAAAAACCTGCCGACACCCAGTTTGTGGCTGGCTTGAGATTCTGGTTCTGA
- a CDS encoding copper resistance system multicopper oxidase, protein MRSRSQIIPPNISRRRFVQGLAVGGVLAATPAWLNAGVGGLSRQGAAPVLSGKVIDLVVAESPVNFTGAQRMATTINGSIPAPTLRLREGDEVTIRVSNRLSVPTSIHWHGILLPYQMDGVPGISFKGIAPGETFVYRFKLRQSGTYWYHSHSGFQEMTGMYGALIVEPRAVERHPADQDHVIQLSDWTDEDPMRAFRKLKVQSDIYNFNQPTFFDFAQDVSNTGFAAALEKRQMWNQMRMNPTDLADLSAATMTYLMNGTAPAGNWTGLYKAGDRVRLRFINAASNSFYDVRIPGLRMTVIQADGQDVEPVAIDEFRFGPGETYDVLVEPKDDAYTVFAQSMDRSGYARGTLATHQGLTAPLPTLDPVEWLTMADMMGAINHDGMDHSGMDMGNMDMSGKHTSHMHGGMSMDHSQHSGHAMPGALAKPSSTVRHASSEYGPSVDMRVDMPSTRLNDPGIGLRDLSEKGLRPKGHRVLTLADLKSVAGILEDDREPSREVELHLTGNMERYSWSIDGLEFGKSTPVSLPHNQRIRIILQNDTMMTHPMHLHGMWSELETDQGELRVRRHTIPVQPAQRISYLTTPHDLGRWAWHCHLLFHMDAGMFREVVVS, encoded by the coding sequence ATGAGGAGCCGTAGTCAAATTATCCCACCTAACATTTCCCGGCGCCGCTTTGTGCAGGGTTTAGCCGTTGGTGGTGTGCTCGCGGCCACACCTGCGTGGTTAAACGCCGGCGTCGGTGGCCTTTCTCGCCAAGGGGCGGCCCCCGTTCTCAGCGGCAAGGTGATTGACCTCGTTGTCGCCGAGTCACCGGTCAACTTTACCGGCGCGCAACGGATGGCCACGACCATTAACGGTTCGATTCCCGCCCCTACCCTGCGCCTGCGTGAGGGCGATGAGGTCACCATTCGAGTCTCCAATCGCCTCTCAGTGCCCACCTCCATCCACTGGCACGGTATTCTTTTGCCCTACCAGATGGACGGCGTACCCGGCATCAGCTTCAAGGGCATCGCCCCCGGTGAGACCTTTGTCTACCGCTTCAAGCTCCGCCAAAGTGGCACCTATTGGTATCACAGCCATTCGGGCTTCCAGGAAATGACCGGGATGTACGGTGCATTGATTGTCGAGCCACGCGCAGTTGAGCGACACCCTGCCGATCAGGATCATGTGATCCAGCTGTCTGATTGGACCGATGAAGACCCCATGCGGGCATTCCGCAAGCTCAAGGTACAGAGCGATATTTACAATTTTAACCAGCCCACCTTCTTTGATTTTGCACAGGACGTATCAAACACGGGTTTTGCCGCCGCGCTTGAAAAGCGCCAGATGTGGAATCAAATGCGCATGAACCCAACCGATCTTGCGGATCTGTCGGCGGCAACCATGACCTATTTGATGAATGGCACAGCGCCGGCAGGCAACTGGACCGGCCTGTATAAGGCAGGCGATCGGGTGCGGTTGCGATTCATCAATGCCGCCAGTAACAGCTTTTATGATGTGCGGATCCCGGGCCTCAGAATGACCGTGATTCAGGCCGACGGCCAGGACGTTGAACCCGTCGCGATTGACGAATTCCGCTTTGGTCCTGGCGAAACCTATGACGTGTTGGTAGAGCCCAAAGATGATGCCTACACCGTTTTTGCGCAGAGCATGGACCGCAGTGGTTACGCTCGCGGCACACTGGCCACACACCAGGGGTTGACGGCCCCCCTGCCAACACTCGACCCGGTTGAGTGGTTGACCATGGCAGATATGATGGGCGCCATTAACCACGATGGCATGGATCACAGTGGGATGGACATGGGTAACATGGATATGAGCGGTAAGCACACTAGCCACATGCACGGTGGCATGTCCATGGATCATAGCCAGCACAGCGGTCACGCGATGCCTGGCGCGCTCGCCAAGCCCTCCTCCACCGTTCGCCATGCGAGCTCAGAGTATGGCCCTTCAGTAGACATGCGGGTGGATATGCCCAGCACCCGACTGAACGACCCGGGAATTGGCCTGCGTGACTTAAGTGAGAAAGGGCTGCGCCCCAAAGGGCACCGCGTCCTGACCCTGGCGGATCTTAAATCCGTTGCAGGCATTCTCGAAGATGATCGTGAACCGTCAAGGGAAGTCGAGCTTCACCTCACTGGCAATATGGAGCGTTACAGCTGGTCGATCGATGGCTTGGAGTTTGGCAAAAGTACACCGGTCTCCCTACCACACAACCAACGCATCCGGATTATTTTACAAAACGACACCATGATGACGCACCCCATGCATCTGCATGGGATGTGGAGCGAACTTGAGACCGATCAGGGCGAGCTCCGGGTACGTCGCCATACCATTCCGGTGCAACCGGCGCAGCGCATCAGCTACCTGACCACCCCCCATGATCTGGGCCGATGGGCGTGGCACTGCCACTTACTGTTTCACATGGACGCGGGCATGTTCCGCGAGGTGGTGGTGTCATGA
- a CDS encoding heavy metal response regulator transcription factor, translated as MRLLVVEDEVKTGDYLKQGLTEAGFMVTLVRNGLDGHHLAMTESYDLLVLDVMLPDVTGWRILQSIREAGHQTPVLFLTARDSIDDRVKGLELGADDYLVKPFAFAELLARVRTLLRRGATPALTDQIKVADLTLDLHRHRAVRAGQKINLSHKEFCLLELLVRRQGEVLPRSLIASQVWDMNFDSDTNVIDVAIRRLRSKVDEGFQSKLIHTVRGMGYKLDVEE; from the coding sequence ATGCGCTTGTTAGTGGTTGAAGATGAAGTGAAAACCGGTGACTACCTGAAGCAGGGCCTGACGGAGGCAGGCTTCATGGTAACACTGGTACGCAATGGGCTTGATGGCCATCATCTGGCCATGACGGAGTCCTACGATTTGTTGGTGCTTGATGTCATGCTACCGGATGTTACCGGGTGGCGCATCCTGCAATCGATCAGGGAAGCCGGCCATCAAACCCCGGTGCTTTTCCTCACTGCCCGCGACAGCATCGATGACCGCGTCAAAGGCTTAGAGCTGGGCGCAGATGACTATCTGGTTAAGCCGTTTGCCTTTGCAGAATTACTGGCGCGGGTACGCACATTGCTTCGCCGGGGGGCTACTCCAGCATTGACGGATCAGATTAAAGTGGCCGATTTAACTCTTGATCTGCACCGCCACCGAGCGGTTCGGGCCGGCCAGAAAATCAACCTCAGCCACAAAGAATTTTGCTTGTTAGAACTGCTGGTTCGCCGACAAGGTGAGGTGCTGCCGCGTTCGCTGATTGCCTCGCAGGTGTGGGATATGAATTTTGACTCAGACACCAATGTCATCGATGTGGCCATTCGCCGTTTAAGAAGCAAGGTGGATGAGGGATTTCAATCCAAGCTGATCCACACCGTACGTGGAATGGGTTACAAGCTTGACGTTGAGGAGTAA
- a CDS encoding heavy metal sensor histidine kinase: MSPHDSLIRNLSLKNRVMVFVAMVIVISFIAVGQLVLHAVDQHFIEQDVEELVVITQAVAKKLELEFDSTGDTDHSLAHAITGHHGVYYQIWSESGKLIFRSPEISLPESLAHDPVFRKIRPQNVATWVIGQTTYRGAISLVDINGKMYRIASAISMESHMIFLRDFKRNLSLILTMTGLLTLFAAWLGVHRGHAPLRLLSESIRSIKADQLDFRLETTTLAPELKPLADAFNQMISRLEDSFSRLSHFSADIAHELRTPLSNLATQTQVGLGRARSSEEYREILYSNLEEQERLTKMVNDMLLLAQSENGLLKYTWETIELMEQVQAAVEFFQALADECNVKISVQGEKTSILADKSMLRRVISNLLSNAIRYTPENQTIDIAVRSEGGLARMTIANPGLPIAPEHLPKLFDRFYRIDPSRQRHSDGAGLGLAIVKSIVEAHDGTISASSECGYTIFTVLLPTNSLAIDR, from the coding sequence GTGTCGCCGCATGATTCCCTCATCCGTAATTTGTCACTCAAAAATCGGGTGATGGTGTTTGTCGCAATGGTTATTGTCATCAGTTTTATTGCGGTCGGGCAGTTAGTCCTGCATGCCGTTGATCAACATTTTATTGAGCAGGATGTCGAAGAGCTGGTTGTAATTACCCAAGCTGTTGCAAAAAAATTGGAGCTTGAGTTTGACTCAACTGGAGATACAGACCATTCGCTTGCCCATGCCATTACAGGGCATCACGGTGTCTATTATCAGATTTGGAGCGAGTCTGGTAAATTGATCTTTCGTTCACCCGAGATCTCACTGCCTGAATCCCTCGCGCACGATCCTGTTTTCAGGAAAATTCGACCCCAAAACGTGGCAACGTGGGTGATCGGTCAGACCACTTACCGTGGTGCGATAAGCCTTGTCGATATCAATGGTAAAATGTATCGAATCGCGTCTGCTATCTCGATGGAATCTCACATGATATTTCTGAGAGATTTCAAGCGCAATCTTTCGCTGATATTAACGATGACAGGCTTGTTAACCCTGTTTGCCGCTTGGCTTGGTGTTCACCGCGGGCATGCACCATTACGCCTATTGAGTGAATCCATTCGTTCCATCAAGGCAGACCAGCTTGATTTTCGGCTTGAAACCACAACGCTGGCGCCGGAATTGAAACCGCTGGCCGACGCCTTTAACCAAATGATCAGTCGACTCGAAGACAGTTTTTCTCGTCTTTCTCATTTTTCAGCGGATATAGCGCATGAACTCCGTACGCCTTTAAGTAATCTTGCAACTCAAACACAGGTTGGACTGGGACGGGCGCGTTCATCTGAAGAATACCGGGAAATTTTGTACTCCAATCTGGAGGAGCAGGAACGATTGACGAAAATGGTCAATGATATGCTGCTGCTTGCCCAGAGTGAAAATGGATTGTTGAAATACACGTGGGAAACTATTGAGCTGATGGAGCAGGTGCAGGCAGCGGTAGAGTTTTTTCAAGCACTAGCTGATGAATGTAATGTGAAGATATCTGTGCAGGGTGAGAAGACCTCTATTTTGGCGGACAAATCAATGTTGAGGCGTGTGATTTCTAATCTGCTGTCAAACGCAATCCGATACACCCCGGAAAATCAGACGATTGACATAGCCGTCAGGAGCGAAGGTGGGCTTGCTAGGATGACCATTGCTAACCCGGGCTTACCCATTGCGCCGGAACATTTGCCGAAACTATTTGATCGATTCTATCGGATTGACCCATCGCGACAGCGCCATAGCGATGGCGCGGGATTGGGCTTGGCTATTGTGAAGTCGATCGTCGAGGCGCATGACGGTACCATTAGCGCCTCTAGTGAATGCGGTTATACGATTTTTACTGTGCTATTGCCTACCAATTCTTTGGCCATTGACCGATAA
- a CDS encoding MerR family transcriptional regulator — MKINELAKRTGMASKTIRYYEDIGLLPEAHRSPNGYRDYGERDVERMVFIRRCRELQIPLDELKVLVRLQMDKQAPCAEIDQIIRDQLEKIRSTIQELMRLEESLNELAQCCRYDTVSECRIVRSLSGREESERTNQCLGESRSGHHVRALQSIV, encoded by the coding sequence ATGAAGATTAATGAACTGGCCAAACGCACCGGGATGGCCAGCAAAACCATCCGCTACTACGAGGATATAGGCCTGCTGCCGGAAGCACACCGGAGCCCAAATGGTTACCGCGACTACGGCGAAAGGGATGTCGAGCGCATGGTGTTTATTCGTCGCTGTCGCGAATTGCAAATTCCGCTGGATGAGCTCAAGGTGCTGGTTAGGCTGCAAATGGATAAGCAAGCGCCATGCGCTGAAATTGATCAAATTATCCGAGATCAGCTGGAAAAAATTCGCAGTACCATTCAGGAGCTGATGCGCCTGGAAGAAAGCCTGAATGAGTTGGCACAGTGCTGTCGCTACGATACGGTGTCCGAGTGTCGTATCGTGCGTTCGCTCAGTGGACGTGAAGAAAGTGAAAGAACGAACCAATGTTTGGGGGAAAGCCGGTCTGGACATCATGTGCGGGCGTTGCAAAGTATCGTTTGA
- a CDS encoding cation transporter produces MSECCAAEARNCQERILLWIVLLLNAVMFVVEFAAGWLARSSGLMADSLDMLADVLVYSVSLYAVGKALAQKAKAALLNGSLQMLLGIGVFLHIGWRIGEGSTPQTDIMGWIAALALVVNTACFALLYRYRSGDVNMRASWLCSRNDMLANVGVLVAAWLVEACSSAWPDYVIAALIAGVVVHSSSGILIQAKKSLKEGTEMKADGCCDVK; encoded by the coding sequence ATGTCTGAGTGCTGTGCCGCCGAAGCGAGAAACTGCCAGGAACGTATCCTTCTTTGGATCGTTCTATTATTGAATGCAGTGATGTTTGTTGTCGAATTCGCTGCTGGCTGGCTGGCGCGTTCAAGCGGTTTAATGGCCGATTCCCTGGACATGCTGGCTGATGTGCTCGTGTACTCGGTGAGTCTGTATGCAGTCGGTAAAGCCCTTGCCCAGAAAGCCAAAGCCGCCCTGCTGAATGGGAGCTTGCAAATGCTATTGGGCATCGGTGTGTTTCTGCACATTGGCTGGCGAATCGGGGAGGGAAGTACACCCCAAACGGATATCATGGGCTGGATCGCTGCGCTGGCGTTGGTTGTGAACACGGCCTGCTTTGCGCTTCTGTATCGGTACCGAAGTGGTGATGTTAATATGCGCGCAAGCTGGCTGTGTTCGCGCAATGATATGTTAGCCAATGTGGGTGTGTTGGTTGCTGCCTGGCTGGTGGAGGCTTGTTCGTCCGCGTGGCCGGATTATGTGATAGCGGCGCTTATCGCTGGGGTTGTCGTGCATTCCTCCTCCGGTATATTGATTCAGGCGAAAAAGAGTTTGAAAGAAGGAACTGAGATGAAAGCTGACGGCTGTTGTGATGTGAAGTAA
- a CDS encoding TolC family protein, protein MLPICTALRLSAWDRRNIRNRCFLFSLLLFIFSSGLNAAPGDSTITLAHAVQRSLSQNPSLQIFPYRYDALQGLAETAQLRPAYEVGFDAENVGGSGDFTGVSGAELTVALSSVIEMGDKRLARQGVVSHRRSLLDAHRQVESLALLGEVTRRYVDVLAAQAQVELAKEAAQLGNESLRIVQKRAAAGATPEAEVKRAQAAAEQAKLALFAEQQRLTYLKVALSALWGSTNPEFDKVEGDLFQFGEDVAFERLYAKVEKNPAIQIFAAQSRLKDAELRLAKTQSSADISWSVGVRRMQETDDTALVAGFSMPLFSAKRNAGAVSTALAEKNQVLAEREVMLLDLHTQLFRAFHNRKQAIVAVKALRTAIIPALEQALVETQAAYQRGRYGYLDYVSARQELLSARRTQIEAAAAALTYGAEIEQLTAEPLALTQYGEDDTFSGLPQ, encoded by the coding sequence ATGTTACCAATATGTACTGCGCTTCGTTTAAGCGCATGGGATCGGCGGAATATCAGAAACCGCTGTTTTCTGTTCAGTTTACTATTATTTATTTTTTCTTCGGGGCTTAACGCCGCACCTGGGGACTCAACGATCACGCTGGCCCATGCGGTGCAGCGTTCTTTGTCACAAAACCCGTCTCTTCAAATTTTTCCCTACCGCTATGACGCACTTCAAGGGCTGGCAGAAACGGCCCAGTTGCGGCCAGCCTATGAAGTGGGCTTTGACGCAGAAAATGTCGGAGGCAGCGGGGATTTCACGGGCGTCAGTGGTGCCGAGCTAACCGTTGCTCTGTCTTCGGTAATCGAAATGGGGGATAAGCGCTTGGCTCGGCAGGGTGTGGTATCTCACCGTCGGTCACTTCTCGACGCCCATCGACAAGTGGAATCCCTGGCCCTGTTAGGTGAAGTCACACGCCGCTACGTTGATGTGCTCGCAGCACAGGCGCAGGTTGAACTGGCAAAAGAAGCTGCCCAGCTGGGAAACGAAAGCTTACGCATTGTGCAAAAGCGGGCTGCTGCAGGAGCCACGCCCGAGGCTGAAGTGAAACGTGCGCAGGCCGCTGCTGAGCAAGCAAAGCTCGCTTTATTCGCGGAGCAACAACGACTTACTTATTTGAAAGTGGCATTGTCTGCCCTCTGGGGATCGACCAATCCAGAGTTTGACAAAGTGGAAGGGGATCTATTCCAGTTCGGCGAGGATGTTGCTTTTGAAAGGTTGTATGCAAAAGTGGAAAAGAATCCAGCGATACAAATTTTTGCGGCTCAGTCCCGCCTGAAAGACGCTGAATTACGCCTTGCAAAAACCCAATCCAGCGCCGACATCAGTTGGTCGGTGGGCGTTCGTCGAATGCAGGAAACAGATGACACCGCTCTGGTTGCTGGCTTCAGTATGCCGCTGTTTTCAGCTAAGCGAAATGCCGGCGCCGTTTCCACCGCATTGGCTGAGAAAAATCAGGTGTTAGCAGAGCGTGAGGTGATGTTACTCGATTTGCACACGCAACTGTTTCGAGCTTTTCACAACCGCAAGCAAGCCATTGTTGCGGTAAAAGCCCTGCGTACCGCCATCATCCCAGCCCTTGAACAGGCACTGGTTGAAACTCAAGCGGCGTATCAGCGAGGCCGGTACGGGTACCTCGATTATGTCAGTGCACGGCAGGAGCTATTGAGCGCCAGACGCACTCAGATCGAAGCAGCCGCAGCCGCCTTAACCTATGGCGCAGAAATTGAGCAGCTGACAGCAGAGCCTCTGGCCCTGACCCAGTATGGGGAAGACGACACATTTTCAGGATTACCACAATGA
- a CDS encoding efflux RND transporter periplasmic adaptor subunit, with the protein MNSKTHIKKSITHLLISYLAIALLSVQTFAETGHEEETEHDEEGHIELTQEQMLHAGITLTTATSGTIRDVLPVYGVVATNAEREQSVTARFDGIIREVKKSTGDTIRKGETLLTVEANESLKTYSITSALDGVVTQRNANVGEQTTDTPLLVIQDLSTVWVELSVFPKDVSQVSLGQKVRVLSLDSTQIAEGEIFYIAPHGQGGNQAITARVLIDNPRGRWKPGLFVNAQITRDEVPAPVVIRNEALQIVEDNPVVFVQGEEGFEPRAVTLGRTDGELSEVLSGLAVDEVYVSKNSFVLKSELGKEDAEHGH; encoded by the coding sequence ATGAACTCCAAAACGCATATTAAAAAATCCATCACCCATCTTCTTATCAGTTACTTAGCGATCGCACTGCTGTCTGTACAAACCTTTGCAGAGACTGGCCACGAAGAAGAGACAGAGCACGACGAAGAAGGCCACATAGAACTGACACAGGAACAGATGCTGCATGCTGGTATTACGCTGACAACCGCTACCTCGGGGACTATCCGCGATGTCTTACCGGTGTATGGCGTCGTGGCTACCAACGCAGAGCGCGAACAGTCGGTGACAGCACGCTTCGATGGCATTATTCGGGAAGTCAAAAAAAGTACGGGTGATACGATTCGTAAAGGCGAAACCTTGCTGACCGTAGAAGCGAATGAAAGCCTGAAAACCTATTCGATAACGTCCGCACTCGATGGTGTCGTTACTCAGCGTAATGCGAACGTTGGCGAGCAAACTACCGATACACCATTGTTAGTTATTCAGGATCTCTCAACGGTTTGGGTGGAACTGTCGGTTTTCCCCAAAGATGTTAGTCAGGTGAGTTTAGGCCAAAAAGTTCGCGTGCTCAGTCTCGACTCAACCCAAATCGCAGAAGGAGAAATTTTCTATATTGCACCACATGGCCAGGGTGGCAACCAGGCCATTACAGCTCGCGTTTTGATAGACAACCCCAGAGGCCGATGGAAACCCGGGCTGTTTGTCAATGCGCAAATCACCCGTGATGAAGTCCCCGCTCCGGTAGTGATCCGTAACGAGGCCCTGCAGATCGTGGAAGATAACCCCGTCGTGTTTGTTCAGGGTGAGGAGGGTTTTGAACCACGTGCGGTGACGCTCGGACGTACCGACGGCGAATTGAGCGAAGTCTTGTCTGGCCTGGCTGTTGATGAAGTGTATGTCAGCAAAAACAGCTTTGTCCTGAAATCAGAATTGGGCAAGGAGGATGCTGAACATGGACACTAA